Sequence from the Syngnathus acus chromosome 13, fSynAcu1.2, whole genome shotgun sequence genome:
CACCTGAGTGCGTTGACATGTCGGTGCCGCTGACAAGAGAGGTGAATCTCCGGTCGCCGCTCGATCTTACCACCGGGAGCGAGTCAGCCTCCTCGCTCTTCCTCTCCGGCTGTTTgtcacgcacacgcacatgcacacgcacacacactcaaacggACAGGCAatcactctctctctcctctgtcCAGTGCACAGATGTACCCTCATCGCCTCCTGGAGCTTGTAGTCAAGGTGACATTGCCtgcatgcgcacgcacacacacacacacacgcacattcgGTGAACGCCCACGACGTAGCAAAAATGTAAGCAATTATTGAAGCAGTTGCAATTCAGAGTTATGCACTCTGAGTGTTGTGCCATGTTTTGCCACAACATCCGGGGCACCACTGAGCTCTGCTGGAAGATGAATTTCTTGACACTAAGGTGTGTTTTAATAAGTGActtttgaaaacatgtttCTAAAGCATGTGGTTTCTCTGCAGCGTGATTTCCCACGTCCAGGAAAGAATGCAAGGGCGTGAGAGTGGACCACATCGCAGCTCATTTGGAGTCGGCATAGCCAATGGGCACCTTTGCCTTCCCAGGCTCCGTCCAGATGTTTCACCAGACGCTCCTGCTGgccatgtggaaaaaaaagtcaaatgggaCGGTGGGTAGCTATAACGCGCCAGCCAGACACTCGTTTaggctttcttttttaaccaATGTTGATTTGTAGCTcttgtttgacacctgtgtcgCTTTGTACTCAACGCAGGGAGAGTCCGAAAAGCACAACAGCGTGTCTGctcggaaaaaaatatttctagtCTAAAAGCTGTAGTTTAGTCAACACAGGATGTGACAAGAAGTGTTTTAATTTGGGACTCGGAAAAACATCTGTGCAGGTATGTTCAGTTCCAAGTCTGGAGATTCCACTAGCAGATGTTCATCCTCCTGGCGCCCATCTGTAGGTAAAGATGTGCAAGAGCAGCGCTGAGTCCTCAGTTTAGGAAAGCTCATTTCTCCACCATTATTTCTTCCAGCTAAATAAGTATCCTGGTAGTCATGGGGATACCTAACTTTGAGCTATCTCACAACCTCAACTGTCCCCCCCCTACCGACCCCTTTCCAACCTGTTCCCCATCTATTTCTTGCAGCCATTTCTGCCTTAGCAATAAGTTTCACCTTGACCTCACATAGCGGTCAATTTTGTGACCTCACAATGGTCacagaacaaataaaatgtgccaGAGAAGCCTATTCTAACACATAGTCCGCCTGATTAAGAGTTTTCCTCATGGGGTCGCTGTGTTTAGACAGCTAACCTCCATCCTCCAGCAGCTCTTGACAGTTGTCGGCTCTATGACCCGGAAGTGAACAGTCGCTCCAACATGGCGGCGTGGAGGACCTACGCCGTCTTGCCTCCTCTCGGAGCGGCGAGGACGTTTTCCGGAGTTTAAGGGGAGGCAGGTGAGGAACGTGGCCGAATGGAGAGCTCCTTGGCTGGCTGTCACACAGGCGAACCCCCGCTGCTCTAAGATAGTCATTTTTAAGCAGCGGAATTAAAACGGATGGGAGCCAGCTGCCAAATGATAGATTGTTTGAGAGGTTGCCTTGTTTGTAAAGTAACTTTGACATGTCTGCGGAGTTTATTATTAAGTGTGTAAATAGTAACGTTTGTAAATACTTAAGAGAGTGTTTTTTCATTCTTAATTTCATTATTACTACTCTCACGTTTCCCCCCAATGCAGACCAacttaaaaattatttaaaattaaaatattcaacacCTGGGAACCATTTTCCACTTTTCGAAAAGTTCTGCTTTTGctataattataaatataatatttatattgaaatgaatggagacATTTTCTAAATTACCCATTCTAGCACTGTCTTCacctcttttttccccccaagttTCTTGACAGATCCAGACTATGGACCAGTCATGAGttccttttgttgttgtttttgtgtctagCAGGTGGACTAACAACTTCCAGCAACGTTCTGGTTTTCGCAAAGTCGCCAAAAAACCTGAGAGCAAAAATGTGGAGAATGAAGTTGGACATTTGGACTCATCAGAAACGGCGTCCCAccggcctcctcctcctccgtccTCGAGCACACCGCGAGACTTTGGCCGACTGGTGCGCCCATTGCTCTTCACCGTGGGGGTAAGATGGCACCACAGGCACCGGGGCATTACAATACATCGATTCCTCCAAGCGACACCTGTGCTGACTTCCTGTCAGTTTACAGGCTGCTCCTTCGGCTCGGCGGCCATCTGGCAGTACGAGTCGCTCAAGTCCCGCGTGCAGAGCTACTATGACGATCTGCGAGCCGATTGGCTGGAAAGGGTGCGGCCGCAGAAGCGAGGGGACGTCCGCAAGGAGGTAAGCAAATTGATTGACATCCATGCCCCGCCATTCATGCTTTGATCACAACTCTGATTGGCTACTTGTTTGTTAGGTCAACCAATGGTGGAACACTTTGAGTGAGGGACAGAAGACAGTCACAGGTGAGATGACTGCAAAGTGTCTCACCTGTTTGCGTGTCttgtcacaatttttttttttctttcttcatgaTATCTGTTGCGTTTGTCTCTCAGCCATCCTGGCCGCCAACGTGGTGGTGTTCTGCTGCTGGCGAGTTCCGTGGCTCCAGCGCTCCATGTTCAAGTACTTCACCGCAGACCCCGCCTCCAGTCAGACAAACATCATTATTGGCACTTTCTCAGAGCAATCAATTTCCTATTGATGTTCATACATGTGTGTTTGACTCCAGAGACGTTGTGCTCGCCCATGCTGCTGTCAACCTTCAGCCACGTGTCCTTCTTCCACATGGCCGCCAACATGTACGTGCTGTGGAGCTTCTCTACCAGTGCTGTCTCCATGCTGGGGAGGGAGCAGTTTGTGGCCGTTTACATGTCGGCCGGTAAtgacgcaaacacacacacacacacacacacatgacctTTGAGCCAATTTACCTTTACATACATTTTTCTGATCtggttatgtgtgtgtgtgggccgGACTCAGGTGTGATTTCCAGCTTTTTCAGCTACGtgagcaaaatggccaccggGAGGTTTGGTCCTTCTTTGGGAGCGGTGAGCCACTTCCTGCGTGATGAAGCCTTGTCATTATAAATATATGTCAGTACATTGTATGACACacgatgtgtgtgttttcagtcGGGCGCCATCATGACCATCCTGGCTGCAGTTTGCACGAAAATGCCTGAAGCCAAACTGGCCATCATCTTCCTCCCGATGTTCACGTTCACTGCGGCCAACGTAAGACCGTCACTCTGGTGGTCTGTCTGCTTACTTGTCCTCCGTTCACTCGTCTGTCAATCTGTCTCTGTTGCAGGCATTAAAGGCGATTGTTGCCATGGATGCGGCTGGTTTAGTGCTGGGTTGGCGGTTCTTTGACCACGCGGCTCACCTGGGAGGTGCCGTGTTTGGCATGTGAGTCCAAAGTGGTTTATGCTGCAGTACACATTTTCTCCACATGGTGGTGCTAAAAGCGCATTTTTGTGCTTCAAACTGTTGTGGGTGAAATAGCGTTTGCATCTAAACTGTTCCCTCCTCCAGTTGGTACATCCTCTTCGGACACGAGCTCATTTGGAAGAACCGCGAGccttttgtcaaaatttggcACGAGCTGCGGACCGGTCGAGGTGGCGGAAACGGAGGCGAGCCAGGAGGCGCCGCGTAGGACGTTTGAATGGACTCATGGGAACGATTAAGTTCTCCAGACTTgatcaatacttttttttaaatttgagaaAGAGTTTCTGTACAGGTCCAACCTACTTCCTCAATAATATGTCAAAACGTCAAGTTGTTTCGTAACATGATCGTCAATCTTTGTTATTCTTTTCCCGATTGTCTTTCCAAAGTACAAGTCACATAGCGAATTCTATTTTGGTAAGGGTTGACCTTGACTTTTAGCAGTTAATCAATAACAAggtcaaaaatgtatttggaaCAAACCATTTTGAGTTATATGTCAAATAGAAGTCTGGGTTGGCGACTTTTTACAAATCTACTTGTTAAACTGTCACATCGTGGCGTGGCACTTTGGCAAGATAGCCACTCACCCTATGGGCGACATTTATTAATAACAATGTTGTTTTATGCATTTATGCTACACCAATAAAGGCACAATATGAAGccagaaaaccaaaacatgcCAGAAAATCTTGACttatttttaacataaatCATTAAGCTTTGTATGTCAttcatgtgattttttttaaaaatgttattctGGAAGGAATCAACGTTGACTGACAGCAGATGACCTGCAAACAAAATCTGTTTGACAgtctgaagtccacaaaccgGTTCTCTCACAAGGTGGGTTTTTagtatggagaaaaaaaaaatccaatttaagAACTAGAATGAAGTTCCAAGTTGTTTAATTGTACTAACCTGaagtaaatgtttgtgtttgagctTGCTGCAGAGTTTTACAGTGAAACTACGATTTTGGCGGGTAAACAGTGACGTGCGTTCTAGAGGGTCGGCCTTCTACAGAGTTCGTCGACCCGAAACGCGGCTCAGAGCCTCAAGGCCTCACATCAACTTTCACATCGCATCACACAGGTCACCCGAAAACACTGCGGGAGAAGATCATAAATTCCTCGTTCTTACTCCAACTCCAGACTTACACGAACGGTAAGAACTTGACCATTTGggtcatttcattattttcaagATTGGAACCGGATTGCTTTTTTTGAGAAACCCAATACTCGACTGCAGACTTACCATTTGCCAAAGTTCGTGCTGCTTTGAGGTCTTAAcaattcacttttttaaacttttttttttttaacaatttagcttcaggaaaaaaaaaaatccaatttggtCTAGCAATTGGACAAAATCTCCCGGGCAGACTTTCTGAGCGTTTTCAGGCATGGCCTTCCtgataattgtttttgtgagTCATCGACTCAACAGAAATATCTGCCAAATTTCATGTTGCAACGTCAAACTGGCATCGAAGGctgaattatttttagttcCGTTAGATACAACTGAGTGGCACCAAAACGAGAGACGTGTCCAgtgaaatttgaaatttgtgCAGCGCATCATGTCGACGGGCCTTCAGATTTGTGGCCTGGTAGCGGGCGTGCTGTCGTGGTGCCTTCAGTCCAGCTGCACGTCGTCGCAGCTGTGGAAGGTGCGTAGCCAGGCGGAGTCTCTGATGAGCAGCCAATGGCAGTATGAGGGCCTCTGGATGACCTGCGCCGCCACTTCGCTGGGATCGCTGCAGTGCAACAAGTTCAAGACGCTCATCGGCCTGCCAGGTCGGTCACTGCGCCATTTTAACATCCCGCTGTTGTCATCATCCTTTGTGTCTCGGCAGTGCACGTGCAGGTGTGTCGCgctctgatgatgtcatcgctgGTGGTGGGCCTGGCCGCCATCATTGTGTCCATTTTGGGCCTGAAGTGCAGCAAGGTGGGCGGAGGTTCTCCACAAGTTAAAGGACAGTTTCTTCTGAGTGGAGGGGTCATGCTCATCCTGTCAGGTGAACGGACGCGAGGGGCAAATGTCAGCACACGCGTGGCGGTCTGTCTGACTGTCCGTCTGTCGTTCTGCACAGGTGTGTCCACCCTGATCGCGGTGTCTTGGTATGCTGGCAGGGTGATCCATGACTTCTACAATCCGTTATACGGTGCTGTCAGGTGACGAGCGGGTTCACGATGATGACGTGATGATTATGGTGATGCCAACACCGATGATGATGGAGACCTGCGTCCATTGCAGGTTCGAGCTGGGCACGGGTCTCTACCTGGGCTGGGCAGCTTCCGGTCTGGCGCTGATGGGAGGTGCAATGCTGTGTTGCTCCTACAGGGGGAGCTCTTCCTCATCATTATCATCCTTCCCAAATGCAAGGTACACTTTAAATCCACCCTGCAGTTCACCTTACTGCACACAGGGGGCGGTACTAGACCACTCATTCTTTTTGTTCCTATTCCAGTATTTGAATATTCCTGAATATCTTGTGACGACATCATTTGTCCCCCCAGACAGTTGTCGTACAACTACTCCAAAAGCAGTCAAGGTCATAATGTGAACATCTACAGAACGGAGCACGCTTCAGACGGCAACGACAGCACCAAAGCTTACGTGTGAGGCGGCCCTTGAATGCACCATTGCAGTTCCAGCAGGAATGGTCATTTTGAGATTTGCATGTTTTAGTTGCCATTTTAAGATTTGAGTTTTGTATTACGTACGTCATGGTGGAGATCATGCACGTTTTTTGgtgtaaataaattaatggCTAGCAATTTTATTGAAGTTGATCGTAGAATAATCTGTTTAGtgattaaaatgtttcatgTTCATTTTATATTAAAGATCTTTGTGGAAACCGcataacttttgttttgtttcaagaTGTACATAGGCATTATTGACATTTGGTTTCAAACAAGGTTTGGGGTGTCAAATTACGGTTTCAAGGATTTTggtttgacattttaatcGGCCCATATTAGCACTGttaaaattgtcaaaatgGCAGATATTTTCAGGGGGTTTGGGTTTCAAGACATTTATGGTTTCAAGCCAGCTTTTGAGTCCCAAAGTCAGCTTTCAAACACAGttcaagggttaggatttcgAGTTAGTGTTTCAAGTTAGGGTTGAAGTTTAAATAACAGTTTTCAAACCTGTTTTAGGGTTTCATTGCCTTGGTGAGGTTGTTTCAATCAGGATTTTCATTCATTAGGGtgtcaaattagggtttcaagtcagacactttattaggtacatctGTCCCGGAACTCAAATCAAATCACAGCATATTGTAGCAACCCCCAGGGATGCTCCATTCATGATGTGACATCATTGTTTAGTCTATTTCGAGCTCCTTACTGTATATGCATCACGTTTATTTATAGacacacttgtgtgtgtgtttgtccatgtgtgtgtgtcaacaggggaggaagaggaaagcATGACCATTTCCTGTTGCTGCTagaaaataaagcaaacagGAAATGAGTAGCACAACTTTCCGAGAGCCCGACCGGGAACCAGAGGAGACCGTGAGGCACCAGGACCAGAACCAACACTCCAGACCAGAACCTAGCTTGGAtacacaaacgcacacttGTCAGGGAAATGTTGGAGTCGTGAGGAAACATCTTGGAATGTTCTTCTAATCATCACaacacaagaagaaaggtaAAAAGTTCCCTCTTTTCATCGATTGGCTAATCAATGAATGCTCGAGTGCTCATTGGTTGATTCACATTATGGACCCAATGCAGGACTTTAAACGGCTTCAAGTAGGGTTTTGAGCTTGGGTTACTGTGCCGATTAGGGTTTTAGTCAAAGTTAGGCTCTCAAACAAGGTTAGGGTGTCAAGTTAGCATTTTGAACCAAGGTTGTGGtgtcaaattagggtttcGAATCAGGTTTAGAGTGTTAAAGTATTGTTTTGAGTCTGGGTTAGCGTTTAAACAGTGGTTAAGGTGTCGAATGCAGTTTCAAGTTTTTAAACAGGGGCTatcatgtcaaaataaagTTGCATGCCTGGGTTAGTCTTTCAAATAGCTTTTATGGTGTTAGATTATACTTCAGGGTCACGGTTAGGCTTCCTAATTGGGTTTTCAAGTCAATGCAAAATTTTCAAATGAGTATTAGGGTGTCAAATTAGGACttctaattagggtttcaagtaagggttagggttccaaATTGAGGTTTCAAGTCAAGGCTAATATTTCTAACGAGTCAAAGTGAAATGTTTTAGGTCTTGTTGCAtcgtgtgcgtgtatgtgtgtgagcgcgtttgtgtgcgtgcgtgtgtgcgcgcgcatgtgCATGTGGAGACGTGTTACGCAACATGTCATAAGGGCAAAGTAGTGAAAGTGTAAAGATGAGCTGGAGAAATAAATTGTTGCACACAGTCACACTCAACCACCCATTTGGAGGTAGATTTCATAATTAAAAGTTATttataagtgtgtgtgtgcgtatgcgcgtgcgcgcgcatcAATCATCAACTGCTCATacattcatacacacacattgtacTTTTCCTGCCGGTGTAGTGGGCGTGGTCCATTTAGAGGACGAGCATGTGACCTCCAGAGACAGGAAGTAGAGGTGTCACTCAGCGTCACCCAACTTTAATTTGGACATTTCCGAGTAGCTGTGAACGCAGCACGGCGCAGAGTTTTGTGCCACTCTATTTTACTTCTTCTTCCACGAGGGAACCATACCGAGCCACCTTCTCCACAAGAAACGTATTGAGGTTCTctacctcctccttcttctcgtGAGCCTTTTTGAACCACTGAGCTGCCAACATGGCTCGCAGCGGTGAGTGAGCGTGTTCGAACCCCATCGTTCACCTTGTTATCTTTCAATTAAGAGTTAAATGACATTCAAAAAGGAGTTAAAATACGCGTAGTTTGTTAGAGAGGCTTCGCATAACATAATTATCTTAATTGCACGACTAACATTTACATTTAGGCTCACaattaaaatcatatttagcAAATTTCGACAGGAAttatcagtcagtgaacgcaGCATTGTcattaatatttcattaagattaacattattttgttgaaatgtgGTATATTATGATCCTTGTCTGAATTCAATATAATAGAAAACTTGACCTGTAGATTAACTACATGTTGATCATTGACAGGCGTGCTTaagctttttatttacatcatAGCAACTATTTGAGTTGTTACCTTTACTTGATGTTTATTGTGTGTAAGGCACTTGAAGGTTAATGTGTTTGCCCTCAAAAGCTCAATGCAAGAATATTCACTAGAAATTTCATTAGACACCTCGTCCAATGAGAGCCAATCGAAAAATGGATGATAAAGGTTGAGACACTTCAAGCATAATGTTGTTAATCCTCTGGGTATCATTGCTGTCATGCTTTTTAAggcgtacctaatgaagtgtctggTGCTGGTGGTGTGTTCGGGTGTCTAGAGGAAAGTTGACAAAAAACTGGTGTGACAAATAAAACTATTAGTATGCAGGCTGACATGCGGAATAAATGATTGACTGTGATGGACAATGGAACTTGTTTGCATGCCAGTTGACTCAGACAAAACATTCCCTGGAATTTTCGCACTTGtcaaggaaagacaaaaagtgtgtgtgtcgtcTGTCCTTCAATGGCATGTTCacgctgattttttttaaaaatctgcaCTGTTTGCTGGCACATGAAAGAAAAGCCAGTTGAAAGTTGACATCCGTCGTTTTTCATCTCTCAATTTCCTGCCTTTTTGTCCAGAAATGaaccaatgaatgaatgaatgagccAGAAAGAACTCAAaagaatgttttcttttttaaataaagaaaaagagcTCCCTAggggttgttttctttttgcttatGTTGGCATGTTTCACTTCCTCGTGAAAATCAAAGAACTTTCCACTGAACTCGTGTGACCCCGGTAGCTGAGAGTTGCCCCCACAGCTAGCCGCTAACCGCTGGCCACTAACCACCAGCTGCTAGTATCTGCTTCTTTGTCTGTGGCCATTAAATCATATTTGTCAGAATTATTTCTTATCACATGTAATATATTAAAGGATTGTTGAAGTTGCTTTTAGGCCATATCACCCCGCGCTAACTCAATGCGGACTTTGAGCTATAATAAACGCCGACACACCCGACTGAAATCAACACACTGACGTGCAGTAGTTATacaaagtctacacacccctgtttaaATGCTAGGTTTTTGTCGTATCAAAAAAATGATATCATAattaatcatttcaaaaatatttacaccGTTAGGATGAATGATTGGCAGCCAGGATGCAATTTACAGTGATTGTGGGCGGGGCATGCTGTCCTGTGACATCACCAAGGCTCAACTGGACAGACTTCCTGAGTATGGCCGTCATTGGGATTGGCCGcagatgtttttattcacCTTTTGATGCTGGCCAAAGTCACCAAAGATCCCAAAGAATGACTCGTTGATCCTGTAGGAATGTCAGACTGCAGGCTGCAGTCATCATGTGGCGGACTGCTGCCTGGGAGTATTATGAGATTTTGGACATTTGTAAGTCATAAATGCACaagattttatttgtcataatttgttgctctttttttctttttaattgactCGCAAATGCCTCCCAGAGTTCTCTTAAAATTCAGCCCCGAAAACCAGGTTGCCTTAGCAACATGGAATTTGGTAGCCATGTCTATCATGAGTAGACTCACAAAAAATCCCAAGAAGccatgctgaaaaaaaaaaacagaggaagTCTGCTATTTTGGCTCGTTTAGTTAAAATTCTTCATCTCGGCAGTTAGATAACGCTCCTCGAAAGCATCCGTCCGCATCGCCATAGCAACAAATGGCTGTTTCCCCTCGTCCCGAATTGTCGCTTTCACACGTCACATGACATGTGGCGCCCTGCTGTGTGTTTGCTGCACAAATAAAAGATGAGCACTGAAGAGGAAGTGATGATAAACTTTACAGGAAGTGTTTATGACTTCTGTGCCTGTTGTGTGTTGCTGTCTGCTTCCTTTGACCTCGTCGACTTAT
This genomic interval carries:
- the LOC119132288 gene encoding presenilins-associated rhomboid-like protein, mitochondrial; translated protein: GSEQSLQHGGVEDLRRLASSRSGEDVFRSLRGGSRWTNNFQQRSGFRKVAKKPESKNVENEVGHLDSSETASHRPPPPPSSSTPRDFGRLVRPLLFTVGFTGCSFGSAAIWQYESLKSRVQSYYDDLRADWLERVRPQKRGDVRKEVNQWWNTLSEGQKTVTAILAANVVVFCCWRVPWLQRSMFKYFTADPASKTLCSPMLLSTFSHVSFFHMAANMYVLWSFSTSAVSMLGREQFVAVYMSAGVISSFFSYVSKMATGRFGPSLGASGAIMTILAAVCTKMPEAKLAIIFLPMFTFTAANALKAIVAMDAAGLVLGWRFFDHAAHLGGAVFGIWYILFGHELIWKNREPFVKIWHELRTGRGGGNGGEPGGAA
- the LOC119132287 gene encoding claudin-7-like isoform X2, which codes for MSTGLQICGLVAGVLSWCLQSSCTSSQLWKVRSQAESLMSSQWQYEGLWMTCAATSLGSLQCNKFKTLIGLPVHVQVCRALMMSSLVVGLAAIIVSILGLKCSKVGGGSPQVKGQFLLSGGVMLILSGVSTLIAVSWYAGRVIHDFYNPLYGAVRFELGTGLYLGWAASGLALMGGAMLCCSYRGSSSSSLSSFPNARQLSYNYSKSSQGHNVNIYRTEHASDGNDSTKAYV
- the LOC119132287 gene encoding claudin-19-like isoform X1, encoding MSTGLQICGLVAGVLSWCLQSSCTSSQLWKVRSQAESLMSSQWQYEGLWMTCAATSLGSLQCNKFKTLIGLPVHVQVCRALMMSSLVVGLAAIIVSILGLKCSKVGGGSPQVKGQFLLSGGVMLILSGERTRGANVSTRVAVCLTVRLSFCTGDERVHDDDVMIMVMPTPMMMETCVHCRFELGTGLYLGWAASGLALMGGAMLCCSYRGSSSSSLSSFPNARQLSYNYSKSSQGHNVNIYRTEHASDGNDSTKAYV